From the genome of Phlebotomus papatasi isolate M1 chromosome 2, Ppap_2.1, whole genome shotgun sequence:
TTCACGAACCACGTGAAGTTAAGCCCAATGGTTGTTCTGGTGACGTAACAAACGATGAAGGATCTTATGGGATCCTCGTTCCACAACAGGATTGGGATAATGGTAGGAACCACAATAGATATTAAGCTGTAAATCAGTAGAAAATACCTAAAGAAGAGAAAGATAAATTAACTTGCATAACTTTTTGATCACCTACCTTAAGAACTCACTTCTTTTGGAACATGATCCATGAATCTGCTTCGATATCCGACATATCGATCCCTTTACCTATTTCGATCACCTTAGGATGCTTCTTGGACATAAGCCAGCCTACGTGAGAAAAGAAGAATCCTCTGCTGGCATTGTGAGGATCAGCATCTGTATCTGAATACTTGTGATGTTGCCTATGATCTCTGACCCATTCCCACAATGAATTTTGTCCGTTCAGCACAAAGAGAAACATGAGAACGCGCCTCATGATTTTATTTGCTTTGAAGGTACGATGAGTGAAATATCTATGGCCTCCCACTGTCAGTCCAATCCCCCCAATCCATAGCACAAGGTAAGCTAAAATGTGAATTGaacataaaattgaattgaagttaaacattttgaacaatttttagtaTAAACCCATCTCTGAAACACTCACTGTAGATAGTTGTTAGAAAGCTTACACGAAGGGTAAGTACTTCTACAAGACCAATAAGTCCCACAATGTGAAAGACCAAAAACGCCAAAGCATTTTCCCAAACAATTTTATGTTTGAACTTGAAAT
Proteins encoded in this window:
- the LOC129804037 gene encoding acyl-CoA Delta-9 desaturase-like; translated protein: MTARPHTKESEIKSAEMQPDLADTLSGQDEISNRSGDAFSVQEFGTDFKFKHKIVWENALAFLVFHIVGLIGLVEVLTLRVSFLTTIYTYLVLWIGGIGLTVGGHRYFTHRTFKANKIMRRVLMFLFVLNGQNSLWEWVRDHRQHHKYSDTDADPHNASRGFFFSHVGWLMSKKHPKVIEIGKGIDMSDIEADSWIMFQKKYFLLIYSLISIVVPTIIPILLWNEDPIRSFIVCYVTRTTIGLNFTWFVNSLAHLYGTRPYDKTILPVQSRFVSFCVLGEGWHNYHHAFPWDYKISEYGHPHNFAATIIEYCAKKGWAYDLKSATEESIKNRVERTGDNSHDKYGDPDNYDGWYTWKDLWKSPYNPSYSSKLQPEPVRITRPYILHDTEKSE